From the Anopheles coustani chromosome X, idAnoCousDA_361_x.2, whole genome shotgun sequence genome, one window contains:
- the LOC131269072 gene encoding glutamate receptor-interacting protein 1 produces the protein MKLWKSKKSGGAASGAAGTTSTSCVPGSGSTKGAGILAKTCKFNSSSTHSGGSAGNGSSLDDSSAETSFINQGSAGGPGELNGGTGVPVAMVQHSSGNIFATSDRAMSPAQSEDSGLAADRGTTYATISIPRDNGQIGIVLADRSDLAFPPVVESISGPVADLLAPGDRIHQIDGISTIGLTNQHIFSILCHGDGPAVIEIEYSFPEYISQNSLCVTTKIAQITVERENGCLGLTLRGGGDYPLVVTNVRMNGPVFKTGQIKPGDRVLRVDNISLLNKSLSEAQHILKDAHVSGYTNLTIEYDVSVMQTVELSMGPLLLEIERPLNEKLGLILSNYSSAVNLNDIYHSSYKLNDVQPDGIFIASILPASIADRCGALTVGDQILSIDEMVVDGGVCTLEEASTLLDANCVKGYTQLHILPAHTFVRRRGISYSSPRNGFNTVDSRKNVASNKHRRLLRKSSLPQTAEDGLLHPTVGLCKIEKIHIILDCSQGSGICLGPKTSCGRGFVIAQILPDSVAERSGCLQKGDRIVAVNKMCNLDANAVRQILGDFGPVTAANLYHNQPQTSNWVELEIEFDMADAVVPSSGVFNIKLLKQSKCGLGITVNGNAHGSFVIAEVKPGSAAHRTGSLRAGDLLMAVDGRPLQHYNLDLLLKESKNDCITLTVKRNSLPDFLFDAQPKPSAIYGTVEDVGAAFGYGNSYADASILRMNNSDSYQLDEQLRRPVWSNTGSYEAPGTSQSTGTLKAPSTQGGSTEHLPLPPAHMLSNDGEPGEGERYDDIMHYKMASMNISNTNYVGFGSSGSVDQHQQATSTPRDESQQAIHMPQQQQKHQRVFSVRLEPNGGPLGITLAASEDLQKPIKISALTEGGIAYNTGQLKVGDCLLAINGESIAGVPLTTATKLLQKFENVVDLQIARTEPLTGMQTEPGQSQTAVYAAVQRRPRSPSVGNDVASNNSFGAGSGNYRTLHVTLFKDRVYDDYGFSVSDGLYERGVYINRIRSGGPADLAGLLKPFDRIVQVNGTKTQDFDCCLTVPLIAAAGDKIELVLQRPLSE, from the exons ATGAAGCTGTGGAAGTCGAAGAAGAGTGGCGGTGCCGCTTCCGGTGCCGCCGGGACCACCTCGACGAGCTGCGTGCCGGGCTCGGGCAGCACGAAAGGCGCTGGCATTCTCGCGAAAACGTGCAAattcaacagcagcagcacgcacAGCGGCGGCAGCGCCGGAAATGGCAGCAGCCTGGACGATAGCAGCGCAGAGACATCCTTCATCAACCAGGGGTCGGCGGGAGGTCCGGGCGAGCTGAACGGCGGAACTGGAGTGCCGGTGGCCATGGTGCAGCACTCATCCGGAAACATATTTGCGA CAAGTGACCGCGCGATGAGTCCCGCTCAGTCGGAAGATTCCGGCCTAGCGGCGGATCGTGGCACTACGTATGCGACCATTTCTATACCACGAGACAACGGACAAATCGGAATCGTGCTAGCGG ACCGTAGCGACCTGGCATTTCCCCCAGTGGTGGAGTCCATCAGTGGTCCGGTAGCCGATTTGCTTGCTCCGGGAGATCGCATTCACCAGATTGACGGTATCTCCACGATTGGGCTGACAAATCAGCACATCTTCAGTATCCTGTGCCATGGTGACGGACCGGCCGTGATTGAGATCGAATATTCCTTCCCGGAGTACA TTTCCCAGAATAGCCTGTGCGTGACGACGAAGATTGCTCAGATTACGGTTGAGCGTGAAAATGGCTGCCTCGGGTTGACGCTGCGGGGTGGAGGCGACTACCCTCTGGTGGTAACGAACGTCCGCATGAATGGGCCCGTGTTCAAGACGGGTCAGATCAAACCAGGCGATCGAGTATTACGCGTCGACAAT ATTTCGCTGCTCAATAAGAGCCTTTCGGAGGCGCAGCACATACTGAAGGATGCACACGTTTCGGGCTACACGAACCTCACGATCGAGTACGACGTGTCGGTGATGCAGACGGTCGAGTTGAGCATGGGTCCGCTGCTGCTGGAAATCGAGCGGCCGCTCAATGAGAAGCTCGGCCTCATACTCAGCAACTACTCCAGTGCGGTTAACCTGAACGACATCTACCACAGCAGCTACAAGCTGAACGACGTCCAGCCGGACGGCATCTTCATCGCCAGCATCCTGCCGGCCAGCATCGCCGATCG CTGCGGAGCGCTCACAGTGGGCGATCAGATACTGTCGATCGACGAGATGGTCGTGGATGGTGGCGTGTGCACGCTAGAGGAGGCCAGCACCCTGCTGGATGCTAACTGCGTTAAAGGCTACACCCAGCTGCACATTCTGCCGGCCCATACGTTTGTACGACGCCGTG GAATTTCTTACTCGAGCCCTCGTAACGGCTTCAACACGGTCGACTCGCGGAAGAACGTTGCTAGCAACAAACATCGGCGGCTTCTACGCAAGAGTTCACTGCCACAGACCGCTGAGGATGGGCTGCTGCATCCCACGGTCGGTCTATGCAAGATAGAGAAGATTCACATCATCCTGGACTGCTCACAGGGCTCGGGCATATGTCTCGGGCCGAAGACGTCGTGCGGGCGCGGCTTCGTCATCGCCCAGATTCTGCCGGACTCGGTCGCCGAGCGATCGGGTTGCCTGCAGAAGGGCGACCGGATCGTGGCGGTCAACAAGATGTGCAACCTCGATGCAAATGCCGTCCGGCAGATACTGGGCGATTTTGGTCCGGTGACGGCCGCCAACCTGTACCACAATCAACCGCAGACTTCCAACTGGGTGGAGCTGGAGATTGAGTTCGATATGGCtgacgcggtcgtgccgtcgAGTGGCGTCTTCAACATCAAGCTGCTGAAGCAGAGCAAGTGTGGCCTCGGCATCACCGTCAACGGGAACGCGCACGGTTCGTTCGTGATTGCTGAGGTGAAACCGGGTAGTGCGGCGCACCGGACGGGCTCGCTGCGTGCTGGCGACCTGCTAATGGCGGTGGACGGTCGCCCACTGCAGCACTACAACCTGGACCTGCTGCTGAAGGAAAGTAAGAACGACTGCATTACGCTCACGGTGAAGCGGAACTCGTTGCCAGATTTCCTGTTTGACGCGCAACCGAAACCAAGCGCCATCTATGGCACGGTTGAGGATGTCGGCGCAGCCTTCGGCTACGGAAACAG CTATGCGGATGCGTCGATACTGCGGATGAACAACTCGGACTCGTACCAGCTTGACGAGCAACTGCGTCGCCCTGTGTGGAGCAACACCGGTTCCTACGAGGCGCCTGGTACGAGTCAAAGCACTGGTACGCTGAAGGCACCCAGCACACAGGGCGGTAGTACAGAGCACCTGCCACTGCCACCGGCACATATGCTCAGCAACGACGGGGAGCCGGGCGAAGGCGAACGCTACGACGACATCATGCACTACAAGATGGCATCGATGAACATAAGCAACACGAACTACGTCGGATTCGGCTCGAGCGGATCCGTGGACCAACATCAGCAGGCCACATCGACGCCCCGCGACGAGTCCCAGCAGGCGATTCACATgccacagcaacagcagaagcATCAGCGAGTGTTTAGCGTGCGTCTAGAGCCCAACGGTGGCCCACTTGGGATTACCCTTGCCGCAAGCGAAGATCTGCAGAAACCGATCAAGATCAGTGCCCTCACGGAGGGTGGAATCGCGTACAACACCGGCCAGCTCAAGGTGGGCGACTGTCTGCTAGCCATCAATGGCGAGAGTATCGCCGGTGTACCACTAACCACAGCCACCAAGCTGCTGCAGAAGTTCGAGAACGTTGTCGACCTGCAGATAGCCCGCACGGAGCCGCTAACGGGCATGCAGACCGAGCCCGGCCAGTCCCAGACAGCCGTGTACGCGGCCGTTCAGCGCAGACCACGCAGCCCATCGGTCGGCAACGATGTGGCATCCAACAACTCGTTTGGTGCCGGTTCGGGCAACTACCGGACGCTTCACGTGACGCTGTTTAAGGATCGTGTGTACGACGACTACGGGTTCTCGGTATCGGACGGCCTGTACGAGCGGGGCGTCTACATCAATCGCATACGATCCGGTGGCCCGGCGGACCTGGCTGGACTCCTCAAACCATTCGATCGCATCGTGCAG GTAAATGGAACCAAAACTCAAGATTTTGACTGCTGCCTAACCGTGCCTCTGATAGCAGCTGCTGGCGACAAGATAGAGTTGGTCCTGCAGCGCCCACTGTCGGAGTAG
- the LOC131269073 gene encoding uncharacterized protein LOC131269073 yields the protein MWSYGRGPSQSRAQRIVLIALCYLIRLAAPTNEIWPVERPDGMPSITALEVMCGKDHMDVHLSFSAPFEGIVSSKGQHSDPRCIYVPPSTGKTFFTFRISYSRCGTKPDLNGQFYENTVVVQYDKDLLEVWDEAKRLRCEWFNDYEKTASKPPMVIADLDVIQLDFRGDNVDCWMEIQQGKGPWAPAVSGIVPLGSTMTLVVAINDFRGEFDMRVKSCVASDGAGHVIKLSDEYGCVLRPKMISRFLKARAPDDKASVITYAFFHAFKFPDALSVHIKCKVEICRHGCLDHCQHSGVPVGGAPGGLPAGGLKQNDLLERKDTLVNQNSNDILADSAEAEIDSGMNAQDVYYDDIIHTEKHLNQYRKPAPGPGPGPMVQKKKDGYLQFHHQGREPMDDIESLFLSDHSTMSAEMMKKSQSQPMMHGPPPGMPGMPGMPGVGMGPGKYPPQQQQLSSKPMPGPGTPMEDDKFPHGPRQMDAEKRMGLPAVAGPRSLNLDAEDVQNQSYYTSTGGSHVRQRRSVRVVDRAARSADIGVSGIYEVISEADLAFNPDSKQEAVTVFQGKITEEVVYGICMPVPGFSILFILVISATIISALIAGSLLYRYQLQKEMIANRSASHNAPMNSIATWMTLRLFRSRHSASVVGGAAVRPMDLNASNQ from the exons ATGTGGAGCTACGGCAGGGGGCCTAGCCAGTCCAGGGCCCAGCGGATTGTTCTGATCGCACTCTGTTACCTG ATTCGTCTAGCTGCACCGACGAACGAAATATGGCCAGTGGAACGTCCGGATGGAATGCCTTCGATAACGGCATTGGAGGTGATGTGTGGTAAAGATCATATGGATGTGCATCTATCCTTTTCGGCTCCATTTGAAGGCATTGTAAGCTCTAAAG GGCAACACAGTGACCCGCGATGCATCTACGTGCCGCCGTCAACGGGGAAGACGTTTTTCACGTTCCGCATTTCGTACTCACGGTGCGGTACGAAACCTGATCTAAACGGACAGTTCTACGAAAACACGGTCGTGGTGCAGTATGACAAGGACCTGCTCGAGGTGTGGGACGAGGCAAAGCGGTTGCGTTGTGAGTGGTTCAACGATTACGAGAAGACTGCCTCCAAGCCGCCGATGGTCATAGCCGATCTTGACGTTATACAGCTAGACTTCCGCG GAGACAATGTGGATTGCTGGATGGAGATTCAACAAGGTAAAGGACCATGGGCGCCAGCAGTGAGCGGCATCGTGCCGCTCGGCTCAACAATGACGCTGGTGGTTGCGATTAACGATTTTCGCGGTGAGTTCGATATGCGTGTGAAGTCGTGCGTTGCCTCTGACGGTGCCGGGCACGTGATAAAGCTTTCGGACGAGTACGGGTGCGTGCTGCGCCCGAAGATGATTTCCCGCTTCCTTAAGGCACGTGCACCCGATGATAAGGCGTCCGTCATCACGTATGCGTTTTTCCACGCGTTCAAGTTCCCGGATGCTCTAAGCGTGCACATCAAGTGCAAGGTGGAGATCTGCCGTCACGGTTGCCTCGATCACTGCCAGCACAGTGGGGTGCCGGTCGGAGGAGCTCCGGGCGGTTTGCCGGCCGGTGGCCTCAAACAGAACGATCTGCTCGAGCGTAAGGACACGCTGGTGAACCAGAACAGCAACGACATATTGGCTGATTCGGCCGAAGCTGAAATTGATTCCGGAATGAACGCACAAGACGTGTACTATGATGATATTATTCACACCGAGAAGCATCTCAACCAGTACCGAAAGCCGGCACCAGGGCCTGGACCCGGACCAATGGtacagaagaagaaggatgGCTACCTGCAGTTCCATCATCAAGGGCGCGAACCGATGGACGATATCGAGTCGCTGTTCCTAAGTGACCACTCGACCATGTCGGCGGAGATGATGAAAAAGTCACAGTCGCAACCGATGATGCATGGTCCGCCACCCGGTATGCCGGGCATGCCGGGCATGCCAGGCGTAGGGATGGGCCCGGGCAAATATCCaccccagcagcaacagctcaGCTCAAAGCCAATGCCCGGCCCTGGCACGCCGATGGAGGATGACAAGTTCCCGCACGGACCGCGCCAAATGGACGCCGAAAAGCGTATGGGACTGCCGGCGGTGGCTGGACCACGCTCGCTCAACCTCGACGCGGAAGATGTGCAAAACCAGAGCTACTACACCTCGACGGGAGGCTCGCACGTGCGTCAGCGGCGCTCGGTACGCGTGGTCGATCGTGCGGCCCGTTCGGCGGACATCGGCGTGAGCGGTATCTATGAGGTGATTTCGGAGGCAGATTTGGCCTTCAATCCCGACAGCAAGCAGGAGGCGGTCACCGTGTTCCAGGGCAAGATTACCGAGGAGGTTGTGTACGGTATCTGCATGCCAGTGCCGGGCTTCAGCATTCTCTTTATTCTGGTCATCTCGGCGACAATCATTTCCGCGCTTATTGCCGGCTCGCTGCTGTACAGATACCAGCTGCAGAAGGAGATGATCGCTAACCGATCGGCAAGCCACAACGCACCGATGAACTCGATTGCAACCTGGATGACGTTGCGTTTGTTCCGCTCCCGGCACAGCGCTTCcgttgttggtggtgctgctgtgCGCCCGATGGACCTTAACGCTAGTAACCAGTGA
- the LOC131268744 gene encoding pancreatic lipase-related protein 2-like, with product MVNETGLLFPTLLFFSNSFGGFVHNDTPEVRADPDNVVCYGIFDCFPITPPWTSVRRPIALYPEEPSKIDVRFAVFNGGNRTYPKFLNIDDPDTAHTTGINPDGTIYFVTHGFLESGKTKWIQRLLNLLLDKDPRSTVIVIDWGKGSNPPYNQACANIRLVGAITAHIIHMIHEELGMKNLDKVHMIGHSLGAHLSGYTGNTLQTNFGLRLGRITGLDPAELAFTETDELVRLDPSDAKFVDVIHSDATPFVPKIGLGLYEPIGHVDFYPNGGFNQPGCRRDFWKQPNTRFVSEMFQFFSCSHSRAYLYFIESITNPVSTVACSSYDKYNAGECFDCNIANPTAGASCIEFGLSSIVGYNLLVGQGIINPQQYQPIQLFFKTGPSEPYLTENFKITVRISNTPESVAHGAEIGKIFLYIHGPGGVKSEKIFFNEQSMLFEPGHNYSSVIAGYSSGHPKSMTIGWEYDTNLLNPLTWRILTAPRVFIEHLQVQSLTEHVQAKMCPTYNQPVTTNELSQVSEAKCKHKLRPMV from the exons ATGGTGAACGAGACCGGCTTGCTGTTTCCCACGTTACTCTTTTTTAGTAACAGCTTTGGTGGGTTCGTTCACAACGATACGCCGGAAGTGCGTGCAG aTCCGGATAATGTCGTGTGCTATGGCATCTTCGACTGCTTTCCCATAACGCCCCCGTGGACCAGTGTCCGGCGTCCGATCGCCCTGTATCCGGAGGAACCGTCGAAAATCGATGTACGGTTTGCCGTGTTCAACGGTGGGAACCGGACGTATCCCAAGTTCCTAAACATCGATGACCCGGACACGGCGCATACGACCGGCATCAACCCAGATGGGACGATATACTTCGTTACCCACGGTTTTCTGGAGTCTGGCAAAACGAAATGG ATTCAGCGATTGTTAAACCTCCTGCTGGATAAGGATCCGCGCTCTACCGTCATCGTTATCGACTGGGGAAAGGGCTCAAATCCGCCGTATAATCAAGCGTGTGCCAACATTCGACTGGTGGGAGCAATAACTGCACATATTATTCATATGATACAC GAAGAGCTTGGCATGAAGAATCTGGACAAGGTGCACATGATAGGACATTCGCTTGGAGCGCATCTCTCCGGCTATACTGGCAACACGCTGCAAACAAACTTTGGTTTACGCCTCGGGCGAATAACGGGGCTCGATCCGGCAGAACTTGCCTTCACCGAGACGGACGAGTTGGTGCGTCTGGACCCCAGCGATGCAAAGTTCGTCGATGTTATCCACAGCGATGCCACACCGTTCGTGCCGAAGATTGGGCTGGGTTTGTACGAGCCGATCGGCCACGTGGACTTCTACCCGAACGGCGGCTTCAACCAGCCCGGCTGCCGACGCGATTTCTGGAAGCAGCCAAACACGCGGTTCGTTTCGGAGATGTTCCAGTTCTTCAGCTGCAGCCACTCGCGCGCCTATCTCTACTTCATAGAAAGTATTACAAACCCAGTGTCGACAGTGGCATGCAGCTCCTACGACAAGTATAACGCTGGCGAGTGTTTCGACTGCAACATCGCCAACCCAACGGCGGGTGCGTCATGTATCGAGTTTGGCTTGAGCAGCATAGTGGGATACAACCTGTTGGTGGGGCAAGGGATCATCAATCCGCAGCAGTACCAGCCGATTCAGCTATTTTTCAAGACCGGACCAAGCGAGCCGTACCTGACGGAGAACTTCAAGATAACGGTTAGAATCTCTAACACACCGGAGAGCGTCGCTCATGGGGCGGAGATAGGCAAGATATTCCTGTACATCCACGGGCCGGGGGGTGTAAAATCGGAGAAGATATTCTTCAACGAACAGTCGAT GTTGTTCGAGCCCGGCCACAACTACTCGAGCGTTATTGCCGGTTACAGCAGCGGCCATCCGAAGTCGATGACCATTGGATGGGAGTACGATACAAACCTGCTGAACCCGCTGACTTGGCGCATTCTCACGGCCCCACGGGTGTTCATCGAGCACCTCCAGGTGCAGTCGTTGACGGAACACGTTCAGGCGAAAATGTGCCCAACGTACAACCAACCAGTCACCACCAACGAGCTAAGCCAGGTGTCTGAGGCAAAGTGCAAGCATAAGTTGAGGCCCATGGTTTGA